A single window of Aythya fuligula isolate bAytFul2 chromosome Z, bAytFul2.pri, whole genome shotgun sequence DNA harbors:
- the ST8SIA3 gene encoding sia-alpha-2,3-Gal-beta-1,4-GlcNAc-R:alpha 2,8-sialyltransferase, whose translation MRSCKMVRVASVLGLVMLSIALLILSLISYVSLKKDNIFGAPRAAGPGGPRMYMFHAGFRSQFALKFLDPSFVPITNSLSHELQEKPSKWVFNRTAFAHQRQEILQHVDVIKNFSLTKNSVRIGQLMHYDYSSHKYVFSISNNFRSLLPDVSPILNKHYNICAVVGNSGILTGSQCGQEIDKSDFVFRCNFAPTEAFQKDVGRKTNLTTFNPSILEKYYNNLLTIQDRNNFFLSLKKLDGAILWIPAFFFHTSATVTRTLVDFFVEHRGQLKVQLAWPGNIMQHVNRYWKNKHLSPKRLSTGILMYTLASAICEEIHLYGFWPFGFDPNTREDLPYHYYDKKGTKFTTKWQESHQLPAEFQLLYRMHGEGLAKLTLSHCA comes from the exons ATGAGGAGCTGCAAGATGGTGCGGGTGGCCagcgtgctggggctggtgatGCTGAGCATCGCGCTGCTCATCCTCTCCCTCATCAGCTACGTCTCGCTCAAGAAGGACAACATCTTCGgcgcgccccgcgccgccggccCGGGGGGGCCCCGCATGTACATGTTCCACGCGGGATTCAG GTCGCAGTTTGCACTGAAGTTCCTGGACCCCTCGTTCGTGCCCATCACGAATTCCCTGAGCCACGAGCTGCAGGAGAAGCCCTCCAAGTGGGTATTCAACCGGACCGCCTTCGCGCACCAGAG gcAAGAAATCCTTCAGCATGTCGATGTCATAAAAAATTTTTCTTTGACCAAGAATAGTGTCCGGATCGGACAGCTGATGCATTATGATTATTCCAGCCATAAGTACGTTTTTTCTATTAGCAATAACTTCAGATCACTGCTTCCAGACGTGTCTCCGATCCTCAATAAGCATTACAACATTTGTGCCGTGGTTGGAAACAGCGGAATCCTGACCGGGAGTCAGTGCGGACAAGAAATAGataaatctgattttgtttttcgTTGCAATTTTGCTCCGACTGAGGCATTCCAGAAAGATGTTGGAAGGAAAACCAATCTCACAACCTTCAACCCCAGCATCCTGGAGAAGTATTACAACAATCTTTTGACCATTCAGGATCGCAACAACTTCTTTTTAAGTCTCAAAAAGCTTGACGGAGCCATTCTGTGGATCCCGGCTTTCTTCTTCCACACATCAGCAACAGTCACAAGAACACTGGTTGACTTCTTTGTTGAGCACAGAGGGCAACTAAAGGTCCAGTTGGCTTGGCCAGGAAATATAATGCAACATGTTAACag atactggaaaaacaaacacctgtCACCCAAGCGGCTGAGCACAGGTATTCTCATGTATACGCTTGCTTCTGCCATATGCGAAGAGATTCACTTGTACGGATTCTGGCCGTTTGGGTTCGACCCCAACACGAGGGAAGACCTCCCATACCACTACTATGATAAGAAAGGAACAAAGTTCACAACCAAGTGGCAGGAGTCccaccagctgcctgcagagttCCAGCTGCTCTACAGGATGCACGGTGAAGGACTGGCCAAACTGACCTTGTCGCATTGTGCCTAA